Proteins encoded within one genomic window of Spirulina major PCC 6313:
- a CDS encoding DEAD/DEAH box helicase family protein, whose translation MVDFKKKLKNRTISKKIDPLEVYDSLDRRSETGPLRPAQEKILKDWFSKRQDKRDNIVKLHTGDGKTLIGLLILQSKLNSGERPCVRIQVLETQSQQGFQNRGEF comes from the coding sequence ATGGTTGATTTCAAAAAGAAACTCAAAAATAGAACTATTTCAAAAAAAATTGATCCGCTAGAAGTTTATGATTCATTAGATCGTCGGAGCGAAACTGGGCCATTGAGACCTGCTCAAGAAAAGATATTGAAAGATTGGTTTTCAAAACGGCAAGACAAAAGAGATAATATCGTCAAACTTCATACGGGTGATGGCAAGACTCTTATTGGACTATTAATCCTGCAATCCAAGCTAAACTCTGGTGAAAGACCATGTGTAAGGATTCAGGTACTTGAAACGCAGTCACAGCAAGGCTTTCAAAATCGAGGTGAGTTCTAA